In uncultured Desulfobacter sp., one DNA window encodes the following:
- a CDS encoding peptidoglycan endopeptidase: MRRSTIHLILVLVWAVPTLASHSHIIETQHPQQPVDSTPAVLFCQFIPSIAEQFIGIPVLVGGRPEQTGSTDNSWLFYSIYAGAAIKAGLIYKTFMPMNLLLDNTHSIKANDVQNGDLIVLNNDLAAMVYQVDPSGRMHFIYASKKRGEVITFNSDNLVYNAYWLEHFKGFFRINEDMLMPARPK; the protein is encoded by the coding sequence ATGAGACGATCAACCATACATCTGATACTGGTTCTGGTCTGGGCTGTTCCGACCCTGGCCAGTCATTCCCATATTATAGAGACACAGCATCCCCAGCAACCTGTAGACTCAACACCCGCCGTACTTTTTTGCCAGTTTATTCCATCAATTGCCGAACAATTCATCGGCATTCCCGTGCTCGTGGGTGGACGCCCTGAACAAACAGGAAGCACGGATAATTCCTGGCTGTTTTACTCTATTTACGCAGGCGCTGCAATCAAAGCAGGGCTGATATACAAAACCTTTATGCCCATGAACCTTCTATTGGACAACACCCACAGTATTAAAGCGAATGATGTTCAAAACGGAGACCTGATCGTGCTGAATAATGATCTTGCCGCCATGGTTTACCAAGTAGACCCCAGCGGGCGGATGCATTTTATCTATGCATCGAAAAAACGGGGAGAGGTCATCACGTTCAACAGCGATAATTTAGTTTACAACGCTTACTGGCTGGAGCACTTTAAAGGATTTTTCAGAATAAATGAGGATATGCTGATGCCGGCCCGGCCCAAATAG
- a CDS encoding FAD-linked oxidase C-terminal domain-containing protein, translating into MNKVDIPRLREIVGEQNIKTDPLDLFIYGADASVYHATPWVVVRPDNTGQVQKVLAYANDAKIPVVPRGGGSGMCGQTVSIKGGILLDMKNMNRILEINMPDVYCRVQPGVVDDDLNAALKPYGVFYPPTPASSRIATIGGEIGNNASGVRSVKYGATRDAVLGLKVVLANGDLVTLGAHTRVEASGYQLEKLIVGSEGTLGVVVEAIMSFVPIPEFRCLGVANFDSLRDAGNAISDIMASGTIPSMLELVDDVAIKAVNKTMNLGLKEVAASLLFEADGKVVEAVEYEVNKMQEICKKNNGADLWYSFDAKEREQIFMGRKKLFPALSQFDASMASTSLADDMAVPYSKMADMAAKIHEAAEKNGIIMTAYGHCGSGCMHTKIMMDVSKKAQWEGAQRAIAEIYEYVNSIHGTTSAEHGIGISKADAFRTEKADSLKMMAAIKAALDPNNILNPGKLQQAPENWVTATDLRYAVNS; encoded by the coding sequence ATGAATAAGGTCGATATCCCCAGACTCAGGGAGATAGTCGGGGAACAAAACATAAAGACAGATCCGCTTGACCTGTTTATTTACGGCGCAGACGCATCTGTTTACCATGCCACACCATGGGTCGTTGTGAGACCTGACAATACCGGTCAGGTTCAAAAAGTACTGGCCTATGCCAATGATGCAAAAATACCAGTTGTCCCCAGGGGCGGCGGCTCGGGAATGTGCGGGCAGACCGTGTCGATCAAGGGCGGAATTCTTCTGGACATGAAGAACATGAACCGGATACTTGAAATCAACATGCCCGATGTTTACTGCCGGGTGCAACCGGGTGTGGTGGACGATGATCTCAATGCCGCACTTAAACCTTATGGGGTTTTCTATCCCCCGACACCGGCCTCTTCACGTATCGCCACCATCGGCGGAGAGATCGGCAACAATGCCTCGGGTGTTCGTTCCGTAAAATACGGCGCAACCCGTGATGCGGTGTTGGGCTTGAAAGTGGTTCTAGCCAATGGAGACCTGGTTACCTTAGGTGCTCATACCCGGGTGGAAGCATCCGGTTACCAGCTTGAAAAACTCATCGTGGGTTCGGAAGGCACCTTGGGTGTTGTAGTGGAAGCAATAATGAGTTTTGTACCCATCCCTGAATTCAGATGCCTGGGCGTTGCCAATTTTGACAGTCTCAGAGATGCCGGCAATGCCATTAGTGACATCATGGCCTCGGGCACCATCCCCTCTATGCTTGAGCTCGTGGATGACGTTGCCATCAAAGCGGTAAACAAAACCATGAATTTAGGCCTTAAGGAAGTGGCCGCCTCCCTGCTTTTTGAAGCTGACGGAAAAGTGGTGGAAGCCGTGGAGTATGAAGTTAACAAAATGCAGGAAATCTGCAAAAAGAACAACGGCGCCGACCTCTGGTACAGCTTTGATGCCAAAGAGCGCGAACAAATCTTCATGGGTCGTAAAAAATTATTCCCTGCCCTGTCACAATTTGACGCCAGCATGGCTTCCACATCCCTGGCTGACGATATGGCAGTACCCTACTCCAAGATGGCGGATATGGCCGCTAAAATCCATGAAGCTGCCGAAAAGAACGGCATCATCATGACGGCATACGGCCATTGCGGATCCGGGTGCATGCACACCAAAATCATGATGGACGTCAGCAAAAAAGCACAGTGGGAAGGCGCCCAGAGAGCCATTGCCGAGATTTATGAATATGTCAATTCCATCCACGGCACCACTTCTGCTGAACACGGTATCGGCATTTCCAAAGCAGATGCTTTCAGGACGGAGAAAGCGGATTCCTTGAAAATGATGGCCGCCATCAAGGCGGCTCTGGACCCCAATAATATTCTCAATCCCGGCAAACTGCAGCAGGCGCCGGAAAACTGGGTAACGGCAACAGATCTTAGATATGCTGTCAACAGCTGA
- the ftcD gene encoding glutamate formimidoyltransferase codes for MDRIVECVPNLSEGKDKQTIDAIANAIAETPGCRLLDVDPGKSTNRTVYTFVADPDCVVEGALAAARVAREKIDMRRHRGEHPRMGALDVCPFIPVAGVTMDECVAISKRFAKRLADELGVPVYLYEESATLDYRKKLPQIREGEYEAISQRIVLEKWKPDFGPARFVPEWGGTVTGARFFLIAYNVNLLGTPNQAHRIALNLREAGRGPQEPGRFKDVKGMGWYVNDYNLAQVTVNLNNYLVTPPHILFEAVKEEAAKLKIAVAGSQIVGVVPRQAILQAAEYYIEKENLFILDEDQKVRLAVERLGLNSVAPFDPKAKIIEYIIAEAPNEPLAGMSVRNFITEVAGRSIAPGGGSVAAAIAALGAGLGAMVGKLTLGVRRFESMDADMRVLIPPLHEAVLALIPMIDADTDAFADYVAALGLPEKTEEEDSFRKTQLQLGLKKAIEVPLSVMTLGDKVWDAMMGVAQLGNIASRSDLEVGARALDVGIWGAYRTLVNNMTEINDPEYRKKIMAKADAIKDRASEKCQKILDILEKRSV; via the coding sequence ATGGATAGGATCGTTGAGTGTGTCCCCAATCTTTCAGAAGGCAAAGATAAACAGACCATTGACGCCATTGCGAATGCCATTGCCGAAACGCCTGGGTGCCGCCTGCTGGATGTGGATCCGGGCAAGTCCACAAATCGGACGGTATATACCTTTGTGGCAGACCCTGATTGTGTGGTGGAGGGTGCTTTGGCCGCCGCAAGGGTGGCCAGGGAAAAAATAGACATGCGCCGGCATCGTGGGGAGCATCCACGTATGGGCGCCCTGGATGTCTGCCCCTTTATTCCGGTGGCAGGTGTGACCATGGACGAGTGTGTGGCAATTTCAAAACGGTTTGCCAAACGTCTGGCCGACGAACTTGGCGTCCCTGTCTATCTGTACGAGGAGTCCGCCACCTTAGATTACCGAAAGAAACTGCCCCAGATCCGGGAAGGGGAGTATGAAGCCATTTCCCAACGAATTGTTCTGGAAAAATGGAAACCTGATTTCGGTCCGGCCAGGTTCGTGCCCGAGTGGGGGGGCACAGTGACTGGTGCCCGCTTTTTTCTCATTGCATACAATGTTAATTTGCTGGGTACGCCAAACCAGGCCCACCGTATTGCACTGAATCTGCGTGAAGCAGGCCGAGGTCCCCAGGAGCCCGGCCGGTTCAAGGATGTCAAGGGGATGGGGTGGTATGTAAATGATTATAACCTGGCCCAGGTTACAGTGAACTTGAACAACTATCTTGTCACGCCGCCGCATATCCTGTTTGAAGCCGTTAAAGAGGAGGCCGCCAAGCTTAAAATTGCCGTAGCCGGTTCACAGATTGTGGGTGTTGTTCCCCGCCAGGCCATTTTACAGGCTGCCGAATATTATATTGAAAAAGAAAATCTTTTTATTCTGGATGAAGATCAGAAAGTCCGGCTGGCTGTTGAGCGTTTGGGATTGAATTCCGTTGCGCCCTTTGATCCCAAGGCCAAGATTATAGAATATATCATTGCCGAAGCGCCCAATGAACCTTTAGCCGGTATGAGTGTCCGCAATTTTATTACAGAGGTCGCCGGCAGAAGTATCGCACCTGGTGGTGGTTCCGTAGCGGCAGCCATTGCCGCCCTTGGTGCAGGGCTTGGAGCCATGGTAGGAAAGCTGACCCTGGGCGTTAGACGGTTTGAATCGATGGACGCTGACATGAGAGTTTTGATTCCACCCCTGCATGAAGCTGTCCTTGCCTTGATTCCCATGATTGATGCAGATACCGATGCCTTTGCCGATTACGTGGCTGCCCTGGGATTGCCTGAAAAGACGGAAGAGGAGGATTCTTTTAGAAAGACGCAGCTTCAGCTGGGCCTGAAAAAAGCCATTGAAGTACCTTTGTCCGTTATGACTCTGGGTGACAAGGTCTGGGATGCCATGATGGGGGTGGCGCAGTTGGGTAATATTGCATCCCGATCAGATCTGGAGGTGGGTGCAAGGGCTCTTGATGTGGGTATCTGGGGTGCGTATAGAACCCTGGTTAACAACATGACCGAAATCAATGATCCTGAATACCGTAAAAAAATTATGGCAAAGGCAGATGCGATCAAGGACAGGGCATCCGAAAAATGTCAAAAAATATTGGACATCCTTGAAAAAAGATCTGTCTAA
- a CDS encoding hydrogenase iron-sulfur subunit: MQTTKTKFENLQKWEGMLAKCIRCGYCYEHCPMFKFTRWESDAPRGKNILAHGLLTGSIELTREIAEKSFSCFFCKRCEAACSSGVQITDIMLDLRRDLVELGYKKDIGTISTTDRSCARCLQCVRACPHDAREYIDLQGIVVDPVKCKSCGICVEVCPIEAVSIPLPFGTDTENLDQKAAEFLNSTESAKVICFACNWSYHPDIQNSKMPESETHDKEYEILVNLCGGRLDKNLLLTPFLNQAWGILVGVCPDGECTHDGNVAALKRVTKMKETLEALDINPDRIHLVQIPRGDKQLFQAEIDTFMEKINQLGPIR, encoded by the coding sequence ATGCAGACAACAAAAACGAAGTTTGAAAATCTACAAAAATGGGAAGGCATGCTGGCCAAGTGCATTCGGTGTGGATACTGTTACGAGCACTGCCCCATGTTTAAATTCACGCGGTGGGAATCCGATGCACCCAGGGGTAAAAATATTTTAGCCCACGGACTTTTGACCGGTTCAATTGAACTGACACGGGAAATTGCGGAAAAATCGTTCAGTTGTTTCTTTTGCAAACGGTGCGAAGCGGCCTGTTCATCCGGGGTCCAAATAACAGATATTATGCTGGATCTGAGAAGAGATCTGGTTGAACTGGGATACAAGAAAGATATCGGTACCATATCAACCACAGACCGCTCCTGTGCCAGGTGCCTGCAGTGCGTCAGGGCCTGTCCCCATGATGCCCGGGAATATATTGACCTTCAAGGCATTGTCGTGGATCCGGTAAAATGTAAGTCCTGTGGTATCTGTGTTGAAGTTTGCCCCATTGAAGCAGTAAGCATTCCATTACCGTTCGGCACCGATACGGAAAACCTGGACCAAAAAGCTGCCGAGTTCCTCAACTCCACTGAATCTGCCAAGGTAATTTGTTTTGCCTGTAACTGGTCATACCACCCAGACATTCAGAATTCCAAAATGCCGGAATCTGAAACCCATGACAAAGAGTATGAAATCCTGGTAAACCTGTGCGGCGGCCGTCTTGATAAAAACCTCTTATTGACGCCGTTCCTTAACCAGGCATGGGGCATTCTTGTTGGGGTTTGTCCGGATGGGGAATGTACCCATGACGGAAATGTCGCGGCCCTGAAACGCGTGACAAAAATGAAGGAAACCCTTGAAGCGCTTGATATTAATCCCGATCGAATTCATCTGGTTCAGATTCCTAGAGGCGACAAACAATTGTTCCAGGCTGAAATTGACACCTTTATGGAAAAGATAAATCAGTTGGGCCCCATACGCTAG
- the dhaK gene encoding dihydroxyacetone kinase subunit DhaK, translated as MKKLMNAADNVVKEQLAGMAKAHPEIKINLDPMYIYRAEAPNKKVGLISGGGSGHEPMHGGFVGMGMLDGACPGQIFTSPTPDQMYECAKRVTSDKGVLFLMKNYTGDVMNFETAVEMVHGDGIKVQTILIDDDVAVKDSLYTAGRRGMGTTVLVEKIVGAAAEAGFSLKQCADLARKTSRNGRSIGVALTSCTVPAAGRPTFELADDEIEMGIGIHGEPGTKRIKIKTVNEIAEYMARSIIEDGAYTRTVREWDAQKGEWEEKSLTDEPLKSGDDVIALVNSMGGTPISELYAVYSKLADVCESKGIKIVRNLIGSYITSLEMQGCAITLLKTDKEILKFWDAPVKTTSLRWGA; from the coding sequence ATGAAAAAGCTAATGAACGCCGCAGACAACGTCGTAAAAGAACAATTGGCCGGCATGGCCAAAGCACATCCTGAAATCAAAATTAACCTTGACCCGATGTATATATATCGGGCAGAAGCGCCCAATAAAAAGGTGGGTCTAATCTCAGGCGGCGGCTCCGGCCATGAACCTATGCACGGCGGTTTTGTGGGTATGGGTATGCTGGACGGTGCCTGCCCGGGGCAGATTTTCACCTCCCCTACCCCCGATCAGATGTATGAATGCGCCAAAAGGGTAACCTCTGATAAAGGCGTTTTGTTTTTAATGAAAAACTACACCGGTGATGTCATGAACTTTGAAACAGCGGTTGAAATGGTTCATGGAGACGGGATTAAGGTACAAACCATTTTGATTGACGATGATGTCGCAGTAAAAGACAGCCTGTATACTGCCGGACGCCGGGGTATGGGTACCACCGTATTGGTTGAAAAAATTGTGGGTGCCGCTGCAGAAGCAGGATTTAGTCTGAAACAGTGCGCAGACCTGGCCCGCAAGACCAGTCGAAACGGTCGATCGATAGGCGTGGCACTGACCTCCTGCACGGTGCCTGCTGCAGGCAGGCCCACCTTTGAACTCGCTGATGATGAAATAGAGATGGGCATTGGTATTCATGGAGAACCCGGTACGAAACGAATCAAAATAAAAACGGTGAATGAAATCGCCGAATATATGGCACGTTCCATCATTGAGGACGGGGCATATACCCGCACCGTGCGCGAATGGGATGCCCAAAAAGGAGAATGGGAGGAAAAATCCTTAACCGACGAACCTCTCAAATCCGGCGATGATGTCATTGCCCTTGTCAACAGTATGGGCGGCACCCCCATATCCGAACTATATGCCGTGTACAGCAAACTGGCTGATGTTTGCGAATCCAAAGGAATTAAAATTGTACGCAACCTCATCGGATCTTACATTACCTCCCTTGAAATGCAGGGCTGCGCCATCACGCTGCTCAAAACAGACAAAGAGATCCTCAAATTTTGGGATGCGCCGGTGAAGACCACGAGCCTGCGCTGGGGCGCATGA
- the gabT gene encoding 4-aminobutyrate--2-oxoglutarate transaminase produces the protein MSGIDDIQTLRDQVIPNGHASGTTCYVESAKGAVITDVQGKEYIDFAGGIAVMNVGHSHPKVVAAIKAQAEKFTHTCFMVNPYDVAVRLADRLCKIAPGAFDKKALFVNSGAEAVENAVKIARYYTKRQGVVVFDGSYHGRTYLTMAMTTKVKPYKCGFGPLAPEVYRAPFGDFEAFTKFFITGINPENTAAVVIEPIQGEGGFIAPPADFLPKVAQFCKDHGIVFVADEIQSGIGRSGKMFAVENFGVEPDLMTVAKSIAAGMPLSAVVGRKEIMDSVHPGGLGGTYGANPVACAAAHAVLDIFEEENLLEKAQTIGEKLGETFDAWVQKFDHVGEIRGIGAMRGYTIVHADGTPDPDTAKKLSAYCFDNGLISLVCGIEGNVVRVLMPLVIEDDQLQKGLDIMEAGLAAVAD, from the coding sequence ATGAGTGGTATTGACGATATTCAAACCCTTAGAGACCAGGTAATCCCAAATGGCCATGCCTCTGGTACAACCTGCTATGTTGAATCAGCCAAAGGCGCTGTTATTACAGATGTTCAAGGTAAAGAATATATTGATTTTGCAGGTGGCATTGCCGTAATGAACGTGGGACACAGCCATCCCAAAGTGGTGGCGGCCATTAAAGCCCAGGCCGAGAAATTTACCCACACCTGCTTTATGGTGAATCCCTATGATGTTGCCGTACGCCTGGCCGATCGGCTGTGTAAAATTGCCCCGGGCGCCTTTGACAAAAAAGCCCTTTTCGTTAACTCTGGGGCCGAAGCTGTTGAAAACGCAGTGAAAATTGCCCGCTATTATACCAAACGCCAGGGCGTTGTGGTGTTTGACGGTTCTTACCATGGCCGTACCTACCTCACCATGGCCATGACCACCAAGGTTAAACCTTATAAGTGTGGATTTGGACCGCTGGCCCCTGAAGTGTACCGGGCGCCCTTTGGTGATTTTGAGGCATTTACCAAATTCTTTATTACCGGCATTAATCCTGAAAATACTGCAGCCGTGGTTATTGAGCCTATCCAGGGTGAAGGCGGGTTTATTGCCCCGCCTGCGGACTTTTTACCCAAAGTCGCGCAGTTCTGTAAAGATCACGGCATTGTTTTTGTTGCCGATGAAATTCAGTCAGGTATCGGCAGGTCCGGCAAGATGTTTGCCGTTGAAAATTTTGGTGTGGAACCGGATTTGATGACCGTGGCCAAAAGTATTGCTGCGGGTATGCCCTTGAGCGCAGTGGTGGGCAGAAAAGAGATCATGGATTCCGTTCATCCCGGCGGTTTGGGCGGTACCTATGGCGCCAACCCCGTGGCCTGTGCCGCAGCACATGCCGTGCTTGATATTTTTGAAGAAGAAAATCTTCTGGAAAAGGCACAGACCATCGGCGAAAAGCTTGGTGAGACTTTTGATGCCTGGGTTCAAAAATTTGATCATGTGGGTGAAATCAGAGGCATTGGCGCCATGCGCGGCTACACCATTGTCCATGCCGACGGTACCCCTGATCCGGATACGGCCAAAAAGCTGTCCGCGTACTGCTTTGATAACGGTTTGATCTCTTTGGTTTGCGGCATTGAAGGCAATGTCGTCCGGGTGTTGATGCCCCTGGTTATTGAAGATGACCAGCTGCAAAAAGGTTTGGATATCATGGAAGCGGGGTTAGCGGCCGTGGCCGACTAA
- the larA gene encoding nickel-dependent lactate racemase — MAKVQIPYGKEKIDVEINDNNLQGVYFPNDVEKREFAAEFSKNLENANFTEFMEGDERVVFIVNDGTRPTPTAKVLKVIYDDIKDKDIYFIIATGAHRAPNDEEFEYIFGREIYEDLKAKDRIWSHDAKNDEMVYLGKSTNGTEMYLNKIVAEAKKTIVIGSVEPHYFAGYTGGRKGFLPGVASYETITQNHKLALNKSAKALALDGNPVHEDMMDAMNVLKEIKVFSIMTILDKHHNVYETTCGDLVGAFYDAIDSAKKVFCVDIEEKTDIVISVAPYPMDIDLYQSQKAIDNGKLALKEDGILIFVSQCRMGIGGKTFFDLMASCATPQEVLDKIKIEYKLGYHKAGKMAEINTWAQTWGVTELPEDEIKAVHIKPFDSVEAALEKAFELKGKDAKVTVLPLGSLSVPNILNP; from the coding sequence ATGGCAAAAGTACAGATACCGTATGGTAAGGAAAAAATCGATGTTGAAATTAATGATAACAACCTGCAGGGCGTATATTTTCCAAACGACGTAGAAAAAAGAGAGTTTGCAGCTGAGTTTTCAAAAAATTTGGAAAACGCGAACTTCACAGAGTTTATGGAAGGTGATGAGAGAGTCGTCTTCATCGTCAATGACGGAACTCGGCCTACACCTACGGCAAAAGTACTTAAGGTAATTTATGATGACATAAAAGATAAAGATATCTATTTTATCATCGCGACCGGTGCCCATAGAGCCCCAAATGATGAAGAGTTTGAATACATTTTTGGCAGAGAGATTTATGAGGACCTGAAAGCAAAAGACAGAATATGGTCCCATGATGCCAAAAATGATGAGATGGTCTATTTAGGCAAATCTACAAACGGTACTGAGATGTACCTGAATAAAATTGTAGCCGAAGCTAAAAAAACCATCGTTATCGGTTCTGTGGAACCCCACTATTTTGCAGGATATACCGGTGGCAGAAAAGGCTTCTTACCTGGCGTAGCATCCTATGAAACCATCACCCAGAACCACAAACTAGCCTTGAATAAGAGCGCAAAAGCCCTTGCATTAGATGGCAACCCCGTCCATGAAGATATGATGGATGCCATGAATGTATTAAAAGAGATTAAAGTCTTCTCCATTATGACCATTTTGGATAAGCATCATAACGTATATGAGACCACATGCGGGGATCTTGTGGGCGCATTTTATGATGCCATAGACAGTGCCAAAAAAGTATTTTGTGTTGACATAGAAGAAAAAACCGACATCGTCATCTCTGTGGCACCTTATCCAATGGATATAGACCTTTACCAGTCTCAAAAAGCCATAGACAACGGCAAGCTTGCGCTTAAAGAAGACGGCATATTAATCTTTGTATCACAATGCAGAATGGGCATCGGCGGAAAAACATTCTTTGATCTGATGGCCTCTTGTGCCACCCCCCAAGAGGTGCTTGACAAAATAAAAATTGAATATAAGCTGGGTTATCATAAGGCCGGTAAAATGGCGGAAATCAATACCTGGGCCCAGACCTGGGGCGTTACCGAGCTACCGGAAGACGAGATCAAAGCGGTTCACATTAAACCGTTTGATAGTGTAGAAGCGGCTTTGGAAAAAGCATTTGAGCTAAAAGGCAAAGATGCCAAAGTAACCGTACTTCCGTTGGGATCGCTTTCAGTGCCGAACATATTAAACCCATAG
- a CDS encoding sigma 54-interacting transcriptional regulator produces the protein MKKTFMPPSDDQSNRHASRLSSMGLIALSIPDLKVVGLNRSMSTMLGKTAAFFKEKGFAHAFVEMGGRLYHPDQTPLTSDQLTQLILSSLQSSFQSIDLIFQLPGQEPHKALIMPHYIFEREDPATIICLFSDLSLVGDEVPVDLQEMHELQKAFKKKTGDLKSINAQLEAMYNASSESIWVLNGDGSVVSINKAGETLLGVRAEEVVGKRVEELVAAGFIDQSVTRQVLETGRQVSLLQSNRKTGKQLLVTGTPVFGENGNISMVIVNEQDMTQLTKLQEQLQRVKEEKNRINTELNQLSLQGLKENEIIAHSKEMQDLLVVCRKLADMNVSSILIMGESGTGKGLLAKYIHNCNGLLKGPLVKINCAAVPEALLEAELFGYEPGAFTGAKNEGKIGLFEAAKNGTLFLDEIGELSLPLQAKLLTCLEEREIMHIGGLKPIKINCCIIAATNEDLERKVAAKQFRQDLYFRLNAFPLTIPPLRHRAEDILELTLHFLDKYNRAYNRTCLIPVMELNRIQAYDFPGNVRELKNCIRRAVVMAEENSLERVVGSPGASQTSAEKKGQGDLTKGFNQQVSDFEKQLLVDALKKWATTRALAAGLCMTQSQVVRKLKKYGLSHLLAKKM, from the coding sequence ATGAAAAAAACATTTATGCCGCCTTCGGATGATCAGTCAAACCGCCACGCCTCCCGGCTTTCTTCCATGGGCCTTATTGCGCTTTCAATTCCGGACCTAAAGGTGGTTGGCCTCAACCGTTCCATGTCGACGATGCTCGGAAAGACAGCTGCCTTTTTTAAAGAGAAGGGCTTTGCACATGCCTTCGTAGAAATGGGAGGCAGGCTATACCATCCCGATCAGACCCCCCTTACCTCGGATCAACTGACGCAGCTTATTTTATCTTCGCTTCAATCATCCTTTCAGAGCATTGACCTGATTTTTCAACTGCCCGGCCAAGAACCCCACAAGGCATTGATAATGCCTCATTACATCTTTGAAAGAGAAGACCCGGCAACCATTATTTGCCTGTTTAGTGATTTAAGTTTGGTGGGCGATGAAGTACCTGTAGATTTACAGGAGATGCACGAACTGCAAAAGGCATTTAAAAAAAAAACAGGGGATCTTAAATCAATCAATGCCCAGCTTGAGGCCATGTATAATGCCTCCTCAGAAAGTATTTGGGTGTTAAACGGTGATGGTTCGGTCGTCAGTATTAACAAGGCAGGGGAGACGCTTTTGGGCGTCCGGGCTGAAGAAGTGGTGGGCAAACGTGTAGAAGAACTGGTGGCGGCCGGCTTTATTGATCAGTCCGTGACCCGGCAGGTGCTGGAAACCGGCCGGCAGGTCAGCCTGCTCCAGTCAAACCGCAAAACGGGTAAACAGTTGCTGGTTACCGGAACGCCGGTATTTGGTGAGAACGGCAATATTTCCATGGTGATCGTTAATGAACAGGATATGACCCAGTTGACAAAATTGCAGGAGCAACTGCAACGGGTCAAAGAAGAGAAAAACCGGATCAATACCGAACTTAACCAGCTGTCTCTTCAAGGGCTTAAGGAAAATGAAATCATTGCCCACTCCAAAGAGATGCAGGACCTTTTGGTGGTTTGCCGAAAACTTGCCGACATGAACGTGTCCAGTATTTTGATCATGGGTGAATCCGGTACCGGCAAGGGCCTTCTGGCAAAATATATTCATAATTGCAATGGTCTGCTCAAAGGTCCTCTGGTTAAAATTAACTGCGCAGCTGTCCCTGAAGCCCTTCTCGAAGCCGAGCTTTTCGGGTATGAACCCGGTGCGTTTACCGGGGCAAAAAACGAGGGGAAAATCGGCCTTTTCGAGGCCGCCAAAAACGGAACCCTTTTTCTGGATGAAATCGGAGAGTTGTCGTTACCTTTGCAGGCCAAATTGTTAACCTGCCTGGAAGAAAGGGAGATTATGCATATTGGCGGATTGAAACCCATTAAGATCAATTGCTGTATTATTGCGGCAACCAATGAAGACCTTGAAAGGAAGGTAGCGGCAAAGCAGTTTCGTCAGGATCTGTATTTCAGGCTTAATGCATTCCCTCTCACCATTCCCCCTTTGAGGCATCGGGCAGAAGACATTCTGGAGCTGACCCTTCATTTTCTGGATAAGTACAACCGCGCCTATAACCGCACCTGCTTGATTCCAGTCATGGAGCTTAATCGCATCCAGGCCTACGATTTTCCCGGTAATGTCCGGGAATTGAAAAATTGCATCCGGCGTGCGGTAGTGATGGCTGAAGAAAACAGTCTTGAGCGGGTTGTGGGCAGCCCGGGGGCATCCCAGACCAGTGCCGAAAAAAAAGGGCAGGGTGATCTGACAAAAGGATTTAATCAGCAAGTATCTGATTTTGAAAAACAATTGCTGGTTGATGCCCTTAAAAAATGGGCCACAACCCGTGCACTGGCAGCCGGTCTATGTATGACTCAGTCTCAGGTTGTAAGGAAACTAAAAAAATATGGGCTAAGTCATTTGCTTGCCAAAAAAATGTGA
- the dhaL gene encoding dihydroxyacetone kinase subunit DhaL, with amino-acid sequence MTVSRQQIIDWLEKAADAIQDNKDHLTRLDAAIGDADHGINMVRGFKKVAEKLPTIADKDIGNILKTTGMTLISSVGGASGPLYGTFFMRAATAGSGKEALDAIDLCAMFKGGVDGIVQRGRPNLGDKTMFDAWAPALDAMQAALSKGSDTLTIVKAGAAAIEQGMKDTIPLQARKGRASYLGERSIGHQDPGATSSCLIFKMLLKVLEA; translated from the coding sequence ATGACTGTCAGCAGACAACAAATTATAGACTGGCTGGAAAAAGCCGCTGATGCCATCCAGGATAACAAAGACCATTTGACCCGGCTTGATGCAGCAATTGGTGATGCAGACCATGGAATTAATATGGTCCGTGGATTCAAAAAAGTAGCGGAAAAACTACCCACCATTGCAGACAAGGATATCGGCAATATCTTGAAAACAACAGGCATGACCCTGATTTCCAGTGTGGGCGGTGCCAGCGGACCGCTTTACGGCACTTTTTTCATGCGCGCCGCCACAGCCGGTAGCGGCAAAGAAGCCTTGGACGCCATTGATTTATGCGCCATGTTCAAAGGAGGAGTGGACGGCATTGTTCAGCGCGGCCGGCCCAACCTGGGTGACAAAACTATGTTTGATGCCTGGGCTCCGGCGTTGGATGCCATGCAGGCCGCCCTCTCAAAGGGCAGCGACACCCTCACCATTGTCAAGGCCGGGGCAGCAGCCATTGAACAGGGGATGAAAGACACAATTCCACTACAGGCCAGAAAAGGCCGGGCAAGTTACCTTGGCGAACGTAGTATAGGGCACCAGGATCCGGGGGCGACCTCTTCCTGCCTGATATTTAAAATGCTGCTTAAAGTTTTAGAGGCATAG